In Chelmon rostratus isolate fCheRos1 chromosome 4, fCheRos1.pri, whole genome shotgun sequence, a genomic segment contains:
- the elovl8b gene encoding ELOVL fatty acid elongase 8b gives MASAWQTLLSVHHRIVDNGDKRTDPWLLVYSPVPVSLIFLVYLCVVWVGPRLMKHRQPVDLRVVLIVYNFAMVGLSAYMFHEFLVTSWLSNYSYLCQPVDYSSSPLAMRMAKVCWWFFFSKVIELSDTLFFILRKKSNQVTFLHVYHHGTMIFNWWAGVKYVAGGQSFFIGLVNTFVHIVMYSYYGLAAIGPHMQKYLWWKRYLTSLQLLQFLLFLLHTGYNLFTECDFPDSMNVVVFGYCVTLIILFSNFYYQSYLNKKKQK, from the exons ATGGCTTCTGCATGGCAAACCCTCCTGTCTGTGCACCACAGGATTGTGGACAATGGAG ACAAGAGGACGGACCCGTGGCTGCTGGTCTACTCCCCCGTCCCGGTGTCACTCATCTTCCTGGTTTACCTCTGTGTGGTCTGGGTCGGCCCCCGTCtgatgaaacacagacagcccGTTGACCTCAGAGTTGTTCTCATTGTTTACAACTTTGCCATGGTCGGCCTGTCTGCCTACATGTTCCACGAG TTCCTGGTCACATCCTGGCTCTCAAACTACAGCTACCTCTGCCAGCCTGTAGATTACAGCAGCAGCCCGCTGGCGATGAGG ATGGCCAAAGTCTGCTGGTGGTTTTTCTTCTCCAAGGTCATAGAGCTCAGCGACACG CTGTTCTTcatcctgaggaagaagagcaacCAGGTGACTTTCCTTCATGTTTACCACCACGGCACCATGATCTTCAACTGGTGGGCGGGAGTCAAGTATGTGGCCGGTGGACAGT CGTTCTTCATTGGCCTGGTCAACACCTTCGTCCACATCGTGATGTATTCTTACTACGGGCTGGCTGCCATCGGCCCTCACATGCAGAAGTACCTGTGGTGGAAGAGATACCTCACGTCCCTGCAGCTG ctgcagtttCTGCTGTTCCTCCTGCACACAGGCTACAACCTGTTCACAGAGTGCGACTTCCCCGACTCCATGAACGTGGTGGTGTTTGGCTACTGTGTCAccctcatcatcctcttcagTAACTTCTATTATCAGAGCTACCTCaacaagaagaagcagaagtag
- the mutyh gene encoding adenine DNA glycosylase isoform X1 has product MWYLATSTLRSTTHKGKRAGLEMVQTHRAQRRRSKTAGKEGSCHVDEESAYSSSPSTYHTFHDPADVVLLRSRLLSWYDEEKRELPWRTLAVTESDLNIRTYAVWVSEIMLQQTQVATVINYYNKWMKRWPTVQDLAAATLEEVNQMWAGLGYYSRGKRLHEGAQKVVSELKGQMPRTVDSLLKQLPGVGRYTAAAIGSIALGQVTGAVDGNLIRVLCRLRAIGADCTSPAVTEALWGLANMLVDPERPGDFNQAMMELGARVCTPKGPLCSQCPVQAHCHSHHKVHVKQETNSRKLLGKLDRKPSALPDIEDCVDGRTCPLCPSEPWDDALGVLNFPRKPAKKPPRAERTLTCVVVRPGEEGEDEYLLTQRPNKGLLAGLWEFPSLLQEEKSSDTKQRRALCAGISRVLGTHLTDSLLQYVGEVVHIFSHIHQTYVVHSVRLRDSGTQTHTENAQWLTRSALQEAAVSTGVKKILKLCDSMQSQKEQTSKDGKRQKSTGPKKDRKPQTSKKPRLNAASGGGGSGSSSSRQLSLSSFFTTVKQEC; this is encoded by the exons TACTCTTCCTCACCGTCCACGTATCACACTTTCCACGATCCTGCTGATGTCGTGCTGCTGCGCTCCAGGCTCCTCAGCTGGTACgatgaggagaagagggagcTGCCCTGGAGGACTCTG GCTGTGACTGAGTCAGACCTGAACATCAGGACATATGCAG TGTGGGTTTCAGAAATCATGCTGCAGCAGACCCAGGTTGCCACAGTAATAAATTACTACAACAAGTGGATGAAG CGGTGGCCCACGGTGCAGGATCTTGCAGCTGCTACACTGGAG GAGGTGAACCAGATGTGGGCGGGCCTTGGCTACTATTCCAGAGGAAAACGGCTGCATGAAGGAGCTCAGAAG GTGGTGTCAGAGCTCAAGGGACAGATGCCTCGTACAGTGGACAGCCTGCTAAAACAGCTGCCTGGAGTGGGACGCTACACTGCTGCAGCTATAGGCTCTATTGCACTGGGCCAG GTTACTGGAGCAGTGGATGGCAATCTGATTCGGGTGCTGTGTCGCCTGAGGGCCATCGGAGCCGACTGCACCAGTCCTGCAGTAACAGAGGCCCTGTG gGGTCTAGCCAATATGCTGGTGGACCCTGAGCGACCTGGGGATTTTAACCAAGCTATGATGGAGCTGGGAGCACGAGTCTGCACCCCCAAAGGACCTCTGTGCAGCCAGTGTCCCGTACAGGCTCACTGCCACTCGCACCACAAG gtTCATGTTAAACAAGAGACGAACTCCAGGAAGCTGTTGGGGAAGCTGGACAGGAAGCCGTCAGCGCTGCCTGATATAGAAGACTGTG tggACGGCAGGACGTGTCCGCTGTGTCCCTCGGAGCCCTGGGACGACGCGCTGGGTGTTCTGAACTTCCCCCGAAAACCGGCGAAGAAGCCGCCTCGAGCGGAGCGAACTCTGACCTGCGTGGTGGTCAGACccggagaggagggagaggacgaGTACCTGCTCACACAGAGGCCAAACAAAG gtctgcTGGCAGGCCTGTGGGAGTTTCCGAgcctcctgcaggaggagaagagctcTGACACTAAACAGAGGAGGGCGCTGTGTGCTGGGATCAGCAGGGTACTGGGAACCCATCTGACTGACAGCCTCCTGCAGTATGTGGGAGAG GTGGTTCACATCTTCTCCCACATCCACCAGACGTACGTGGTGCACAGCGTGCGTTTGAGGGACAGCggcacacagacgcacactgAAAATGCACAGTGGCTCACCAGATCTGCtctgcaggaagctgctgtgtcCACGGGAGTGAAGAAG ATTCTGAAGCTTTGCGACTCCATGCAGAGTCAAAAAGAACAAACGTCTAAG GATGGAAAAAGGCAGAAGAGCACTGGCccaaagaaagacaggaaaccACAGACCTCTAAAAAACCCAGACTGAATGCAGCTAGCGGTGGCggaggcagcggcagcagcagcagcaggcagctctccctcagctccttcttcacgACAGTTAAACAGGAATGCTGA
- the mutyh gene encoding adenine DNA glycosylase isoform X2: protein MWYLATSTLRSTTHKGKRAGLEMVQTHRAQRRRSKTAGKEEESAYSSSPSTYHTFHDPADVVLLRSRLLSWYDEEKRELPWRTLAVTESDLNIRTYAVWVSEIMLQQTQVATVINYYNKWMKRWPTVQDLAAATLEEVNQMWAGLGYYSRGKRLHEGAQKVVSELKGQMPRTVDSLLKQLPGVGRYTAAAIGSIALGQVTGAVDGNLIRVLCRLRAIGADCTSPAVTEALWGLANMLVDPERPGDFNQAMMELGARVCTPKGPLCSQCPVQAHCHSHHKVHVKQETNSRKLLGKLDRKPSALPDIEDCVDGRTCPLCPSEPWDDALGVLNFPRKPAKKPPRAERTLTCVVVRPGEEGEDEYLLTQRPNKGLLAGLWEFPSLLQEEKSSDTKQRRALCAGISRVLGTHLTDSLLQYVGEVVHIFSHIHQTYVVHSVRLRDSGTQTHTENAQWLTRSALQEAAVSTGVKKILKLCDSMQSQKEQTSKDGKRQKSTGPKKDRKPQTSKKPRLNAASGGGGSGSSSSRQLSLSSFFTTVKQEC from the exons TACTCTTCCTCACCGTCCACGTATCACACTTTCCACGATCCTGCTGATGTCGTGCTGCTGCGCTCCAGGCTCCTCAGCTGGTACgatgaggagaagagggagcTGCCCTGGAGGACTCTG GCTGTGACTGAGTCAGACCTGAACATCAGGACATATGCAG TGTGGGTTTCAGAAATCATGCTGCAGCAGACCCAGGTTGCCACAGTAATAAATTACTACAACAAGTGGATGAAG CGGTGGCCCACGGTGCAGGATCTTGCAGCTGCTACACTGGAG GAGGTGAACCAGATGTGGGCGGGCCTTGGCTACTATTCCAGAGGAAAACGGCTGCATGAAGGAGCTCAGAAG GTGGTGTCAGAGCTCAAGGGACAGATGCCTCGTACAGTGGACAGCCTGCTAAAACAGCTGCCTGGAGTGGGACGCTACACTGCTGCAGCTATAGGCTCTATTGCACTGGGCCAG GTTACTGGAGCAGTGGATGGCAATCTGATTCGGGTGCTGTGTCGCCTGAGGGCCATCGGAGCCGACTGCACCAGTCCTGCAGTAACAGAGGCCCTGTG gGGTCTAGCCAATATGCTGGTGGACCCTGAGCGACCTGGGGATTTTAACCAAGCTATGATGGAGCTGGGAGCACGAGTCTGCACCCCCAAAGGACCTCTGTGCAGCCAGTGTCCCGTACAGGCTCACTGCCACTCGCACCACAAG gtTCATGTTAAACAAGAGACGAACTCCAGGAAGCTGTTGGGGAAGCTGGACAGGAAGCCGTCAGCGCTGCCTGATATAGAAGACTGTG tggACGGCAGGACGTGTCCGCTGTGTCCCTCGGAGCCCTGGGACGACGCGCTGGGTGTTCTGAACTTCCCCCGAAAACCGGCGAAGAAGCCGCCTCGAGCGGAGCGAACTCTGACCTGCGTGGTGGTCAGACccggagaggagggagaggacgaGTACCTGCTCACACAGAGGCCAAACAAAG gtctgcTGGCAGGCCTGTGGGAGTTTCCGAgcctcctgcaggaggagaagagctcTGACACTAAACAGAGGAGGGCGCTGTGTGCTGGGATCAGCAGGGTACTGGGAACCCATCTGACTGACAGCCTCCTGCAGTATGTGGGAGAG GTGGTTCACATCTTCTCCCACATCCACCAGACGTACGTGGTGCACAGCGTGCGTTTGAGGGACAGCggcacacagacgcacactgAAAATGCACAGTGGCTCACCAGATCTGCtctgcaggaagctgctgtgtcCACGGGAGTGAAGAAG ATTCTGAAGCTTTGCGACTCCATGCAGAGTCAAAAAGAACAAACGTCTAAG GATGGAAAAAGGCAGAAGAGCACTGGCccaaagaaagacaggaaaccACAGACCTCTAAAAAACCCAGACTGAATGCAGCTAGCGGTGGCggaggcagcggcagcagcagcagcaggcagctctccctcagctccttcttcacgACAGTTAAACAGGAATGCTGA